The following are from one region of the Sardina pilchardus chromosome 4, fSarPil1.1, whole genome shotgun sequence genome:
- the LOC134078734 gene encoding E3 ubiquitin-protein ligase TRIM35-like, whose product MASKSEEDYSCPVCFDIYKDPVLMLCSHSVCKVCLQRFWEAKESRECPVCRKQSPMDPPPNLALRTLCVAFLQERNQRAATGSDVFCHLHNEKLKLFCLKDKQPVCVVCRDSKKHIGHKFHPIDEAALDSKEELKSKLPLLRKKLMAFKKAKLNCLETAEHIETQVQDTEKQIMQDFEKLHQFLQDEEKAVIAALWNEEVRKTQMMKKKIEKMNREISFLSETIRSITEKMGADDVTFLQNYKSTVKRAQCTLQDPERVSGALINVAKHLGNLKFRVWEKMQKIAQYTPVTLDPNTSSTDYILSDDLTSIRCKRQQLPDNPERFKAFPCVLGSEGFDSGTHCWDVMVGDSTGWEVGVMTESSQREGTCLSDKRPLELLDRMSRKECWFVHCDQGRASLQRMNHTQSYNCHKENPQPTKIRVHVNGREVSFYDPLNIKHLCTFQIFTGTQKSIHRSLYDQVKVFPYFKTTSRLEVLPVKASVIVEQLRQILPDSRWTRYLQIVDQQI is encoded by the exons ATGGCTTCAAAATCAGAAGAGGACTATTCCTGTCCTGTGTGCTTTGACATCTACAAGGATCCTGTCCTCATGTTGTgtagtcacagtgtgtgtaaagTCTGCCTGCAGCGGTTCTGGGAAGCCAAAGAATCCAGAGAGTGTCCAGTCTGTCGGAAACAAAGTCCAATGGACCCTCCACCTAACCTGGCTCTAAGGACCCTGTGTGTGGCGTTCTTACAGGAGAGAAATCAGAGAGCTGCAACAGGCTCTGATGTGTTTTGCCATCTGCATAATGAGaaactcaagctcttctgtctgaaggataaacagcctgtgtgtgtggtgtgtcgagACTCCAAAAAACACATTGGCCATAAGTTCCACCCTATAGATGAGGCAGCCCTTGACAGCAAG GAGGAACTGAAGAGTAAACTGCCACTCTTACGGAAAAAACTGATGGCCTTTAAAAAGGCAAAGTTAAATTGTCTTGAAACAGCAGAGCACATTGAG ACTCAGGTCCAAGACACAGAAAAGCAGATCATGCAGGACTTTGAGAAACTACACCAGTTTCTACAAGATGAAGAGAAAGCCGTGATAGCTGCACTATGGAACGAAGAAGTGCGGAAAACtcagatgatgaagaagaagattgagaagatgaacagagagatcTCATTTCTTTCAGAGACCATCAGAAGCATAACAGAGAAGATGGGAGCTGATGATGTCACATTCCTGCAG aactacaagagcacagtgaAAAG agcccagtgcacactgcaggatccagagagggtttcaggagctctgatcaatgtggcaaaacacctgggcaacctgaagttcagagtctgggagaagatgcagaaGATTGCTCAGTACA ctcctgtgactctggatcccaacaccTCAAGCACAGATTACATCCTGTCTGATGATCTGACCAGTATAAGATGTAAGAGgcagcagcttcctgataacccagagaggTTTAAAGCATTTCCCTgtgtcctgggctctgagggctttgactcagggactcactgctgggatgttATGGTTGGAGACAGTACAGGCTGGGAGGTGGGTGTAATGACAGAATCATCCCAGAGAGAAGGAACATGTTTGTCTGACAAACGTCCCCTTGAATTGTTAGACAGAATGTCTAGAAAAGAATGCTGGTTTGTTCATTGTGATCAAGGTCGGGCAAGTTTGCAAAGGATGAATCATACACAGTCATATAATTGCCACAAGGAGAACCCACAGCCAACGAAGATTAGAGTGCATGTGAACGGAAGAGAGGTGTCATTCTATGATCCATTGAATATTAAACATCTCTGCACTTTTCAGATTTTCACAGGGACACAGAAAAGTATACATAGAAGTTTATATGATCAGGTGAAAGTGTTTCCATATTTTAAAACAACCTCTCGACTGGAGGTCTTGCCAGTGAAAGCCTCAGTAATAGTAGAGCAGCTCAGACAAATACTGCCAGACTCCCGCTGGACAAGGTATCTGCAGATTGTTGATCAACAAATTTAA